A genomic region of Alnus glutinosa chromosome 11, dhAlnGlut1.1, whole genome shotgun sequence contains the following coding sequences:
- the LOC133882269 gene encoding pentatricopeptide repeat-containing protein DOT4, chloroplastic-like, translating into MILKKIKGIPVAFWQFKNFSNSSQRSCPSIDPYNSSKRLSNCFKFGRIEDAEKLFDDMPDKDVVSYSIMIHGYAKNGFHRKSMGLYSHMRISGLDPNSFTVVGVIVSTAGLRSLVLGQSVHGLVVKTGLESDTIVITAILDMYAKCGIMIDSYKVFKGLKSPGLISCNAVVAGFVHNKLFEEGLLLLNQFREFGLVPNAATVLGLIRGCIALESQRLCECIHGLIVKSAIVFDVSVNNSVLDMYSSLMDLDAAVKIFDEMQCKDVISWTIIMGLFIGLEYGRDALEIFCRMRDSGIGYDTAVIINLISACAILGDLKRGRQVHAQAVVCGFGSELTLENSLIAMYSKCSDLYSSRTIFDQTTQKSLVSWTAMIFGCAQNGHPREALNLLVEARLEENFCLDPTMLIGALTASGGLAAFELSQQLHCFAFEAGFSSYRAVQNSLISTYSKCGMVELAHNVFKEMGYLQNVVSWNTILNGYGINGHGKTAITLYHEMRSCGEDPDSATYLCILSACSHAGLVNDGLMIFNQMVEEKRIKPSQEHYGCVVDLLARAGCLPDAIGFASKFLEGMSPNVWRALLSGCMVHGNVGLAELAASKIPERDPEGYDQVVLLSNVYASVGRFQDAESLRSSLKKKRLLKNPGISLLNGIPYDF; encoded by the coding sequence ATGATCTTAAAGAAGATAAAGGGAATCCCAGTTGCTTTTTGGCAATTCAAAAACTTTTCCAATTCATCCCAACGTTCTTGTCCTAGCATTGACCCGTATAACTCCTCAAAGCGCCTGAGCAATTGCTTCAAATTCGGAAGGATTGAAGATGCAGAGAAGCTGTTCGACGATATGCCTGACAAAGACGTTGTTTCATATTCCATCATGATTCATGGATATGCCAAAAATGGTTTCCATAGAAAATCCATGGGTTTGTATTCCCATATGCGGATATCGGGTTTGGATCCTAATTCTTTCACCGTGGTTGGTGTTATTGTTAGCACTGCAGGCTTGCGAAGCTTGGTGCTTGGACAATCCGTTCATGGACTGGTTGTTAAAACTGGGTTAGAGTCTGATACGATAGTGATCACTGCTATCTTAGATATGTATGCCAAGTGTGGAATTATGATTGACTCTTATAAAGTATTTAAGGGACTGAAGAGCCCGGGTTTGATTTCGTGCAATGCAGTGGTAGCCGGGTTTGTACATAACAAACTCTTTGAAGAGGGCCTTTTGCTGTTGAACCAGTTCCGGGAGTTTGGTTTGGTACCTAATGCAGCTACGGTGTTAGGTCTTATTAGGGGTTGCATTGCTTTGGAGTCACAGAGGCTTTGTGAATGTATCCATGGATTAATTGTTAAATCTGCAATTGTTTTTGATGTATCTGTTAATAATTCGGTTCTTGATATGTATTCAAGTTTGATGGATTTAGATGCTGCAGTTAAAATATTTGATGAGATGCAATGCAAAGATGTTATCAGTTGGACAATAATAATGGGTTTATTTATTGGCCTTGAATATGGCCGTGATGCACTGGAGATTTTCTGCAGAATGAGGGATAGCGGTATCGGTTATGACACTGCGGTAATCATTAATCTCATTTCAGCTTGTGCAATCCTCGGGGATTTAAAGAGAGGGAGACAAGTCCATGCTCAAGCTGTTGTTTGCGGGTTTGGATCTGAGCTCACTCTGGAAAACTCTCTCATTGCGATGTATTCCAAGTGCAGTGACTTGTATTCCTCGAGAACTATATTTGATCAAACAACTCAGAAGAGTTTGGTTTCATGGACGGCAATGATTTTTGGCTGTGCACAGAATGGACACCCAAGAGAGGCTTTGAATCTCTTGGTTGAAGCAAGACTAGAGGAAAACTTTTGCCTTGATCCAACAATGTTGATTGGTGCTTTAACTGCTTCCGGTGGGCTTGCTGCTTTTGAGCTCAGCCAGCAGCTCcattgttttgcttttgaagcTGGTTTCTCCTCTTATAGAGCCGTTCAGAATAGTCTCATATCAACATACTCAAAGTGTGGGATGGTGGAACTTGCCCACAATGTTTTTAAGGAGATGGGTTATCTTCAAAACGTAGTCTCTTGGAATACGATTTTAAATGGGTACGGGATCAATGGTCATGGAAAAACTGCTATCACCCTCTACCATGAGATGAGGAGTTGTGGAGAAGATCCTGATAGTGCGACTTATCTGTGCATTTTGAGTGCTTGCAGCCATGCAGGTTTGGTGAATGATGGTCTGATGATATTCAATCAGATGGtggaagagaaaagaataaagcCAAGCCAAGAGCATTATGGTTGTGTAGTTGACTTGCTTGCAAGGGCAGGCTGCTTACCTGATGCAATTGGGTTTGCTAGCAAATTTTTGGAAGGGATGAGCCCAAATGTTTGGAGAGCTTTGCTGAGTGGATGTATGGTTCATGGCAATGTGGGGCTTGCAGAACTAGCAGCAAGCAAAATACCTGAGCGGGATCCTGAAGGATATGATCAAGTTGTGCTTCTTTCAAATGTTTATGCATCAGTTGGTAGGTTTCAGGATGCTGAATCATTGAGATCAAGCCTGAAGAAGAAGCGTTTGTTAAAAAATCCAGGGATCAGCTTACTCAATGGGATTCCATATGATTTTTGA
- the LOC133881547 gene encoding subtilisin-like protease SBT1.6 translates to MASPSFIFFFLFLCGFTSQVLTVSTDKTVKTYILRVDSHTKPSIFPTHYHWYASEFADPLAILHVYDTVFHGFSASLTQEQVSSISQHPSVLAVFEDRRRELHTTRSPQFLGLRNQRGLWSDSDYGSDVIVGVFDTGIWPERRSFSDKNLGPIPKRWKGICTPGEKFAASNCNRKLIGARFFIKGHEASGASSGVPPITMMNDTVEYRSPRDADGHGTHTASTAAGRYAFQASMGGYAAGIAKGVAPKARLAVYKVCWKDSGCFDSDILSAFDTAVSDGVDVISISIGGGDGISSPYYLDPIAIGAYGAASRGVFVSSSAGNEGPSAMTVTNLAPWLTTVGAGTIDRSFPAIVILGDGRKLSGVSLYAGAPLNGKMYPLIYPGKSGVFSASLCMENSLDANLVRGKIVICERGNSPRVAKGLVVKKAGGVGMILANGAYNGEGLVGDAHLLPACAVGADEGNLLKNYISSASNPTATIYFRGTQLGIKPAPVVASFSGRGPNGLNPEILKPDLIAPGVNILAAWTDAVGPTGLDSDARKTEFNILSGTSMACPHVSGAAALLKSAHPGWSPAAIRSAMMTTASVVDNRARPMTEESTGKPATPYDFGAGHLNLDRAMDPGLVFDITNDDYVNFLCAVGYGPKVIQVVTRIPANCPAKRPAPENLNYPSIAALFSGASAVGPSRKTFVRTVTNVGPNRSVYVARVEAPKGVTVTVKPTTLAFTAGVTKRSFVVTVTADTRNLVLDDSGAVFGSLSWSDGTHVVRSPIVVTQLNPL, encoded by the coding sequence atggcatccccttctttcatcttcttctttctctttctatgCGGTTTTACTTCTCAGGTTCTTACAGTTTCTACAGATAAGACGGTCAAGACCTACATCCTCCGAGTGGATTCTCACACCAAGCCGTCCATTTTCCCCACCCACTACCACTGGTACGCCTCCGAGTTCGCCGATCCGCTCGCTATTCTCCACGTGTACGACACCGTTTTCCATGGCTTCTCTGCCTCTCTCACACAGGAACAAGTGTCCTCAATAAGCCAACACCCCTCGGTGCTGGCCGTCTTTGAGGACCGCCGGCGGGAGCTCCATACCACGCGCTCTCCTCAGTTCCTCGGCCTCCGGAACCAGCGCGGCCTATGGTCAGATTCCGACTATGGCTCCGATGTTATCGTTGGGGTTTTCGACACTGGAATCTGGCCGGAACGGCGCAGTTTCTCGGACAAGAATCTCGGTCCAATTCCGAAACGGTGGAAAGGGATCTGTACGCCCGGAGAGAAGTTCGCGGCGAGTAATTGCAACCGGAAGCTGATCGGTGCGAGGTTCTTCATCAAAGGTCATGAGGCCTCGGGTGCGAGCTCCGGCGTGCCGCCGATTACAATGATGAACGATACGGTGGAGTACCGATCTCCGAGAGACGCCGACGGCCATGGAACCCACACGGCGTCCACCGCCGCCGGAAGATACGCATTCCAGGCCAGCATGGGCGGTTACGCTGCGGGAATTGCAAAAGGCGTGGCTCCGAAAGCGAGACTCGCGGTCTACAAGGTCTGCTGGAAGGACTCTGGCTGCTTCGACTCCGATATCCTCTCCGCCTTCGACACCGCAGTCTCTGACGGTGTCGACGTCATCTCAATCTCCATCGGCGGCGGAGACGGCATCTCTTCCCCGTACTATCTCGATCCGATCGCAATCGGAGCATACGGCGCCGCTTCCAGAGGTGTCTTCGTCTCGTCCTCTGCTGGAAATGAAGGCCCCAGCGCAATGACGGTGACAAACCTCGCTCCCTGGCTTACGACGGTCGGCGCAGGCACCATAGACCGTAGCTTCCCAGCGATCGTCATCCTCGGAGACGGGCGGAAGCTCTCCGGCGTCTCGCTCTATGCTGGAGCGCCACTCAACGGCAAAATGTACCCTCTGATTTATCCAGGCAAGTCCGGTGTATTCTCTGCCTCGCTGTGCATGGAGAATTCCCTGGACGCCAATCTTGTCAGGGGCAAGATCGTAATTTGTGAAAGAGGAAACAGCCCGAGAGTGGCCAAAGGCCTGGTGGTGAAGAAGGCCGGCGGCGTCGGAATGATCCTCGCGAACGGGGCTTACAACGGCGAAGGACTCGTAGGCGACGCTCATCTACTCCCCGCTTGCGCAGTCGGCGCCGACGAGGGCAATCTCCTCAAGAATTACATCTCATCGGCCTCCAATCCCACGGCCACAATCTATTTCCGCGGCACTCAACTCGGAATCAAACCCGCACCGGTGGTTGCCTCATTCTCGGGTCGGGGCCCTAACGGGCTCAATCCCGAAATTCTCAAGCCTGACCTGATCGCGCCTGGGGTGAACATTTTGGCCGCTTGGACCGACGCGGTCGGGCCCACCGGGTTGGATTCGGATGCCCGAAAGACCGAATTCAACATCTTATCGGGTACTTCGATGGCGTGTCCTCACGTGAGTGGCGCAGCGGCTTTGCTGAAGTCGGCCCACCCGGGTTGGAGCCCCGCGGCGATCCGGTCAGCGATGATGACCACAGCTAGTGTCGTCGACAACCGTGCCCGGCCCATGACGGAGGAGTCAACCGGAAAACCCGCTACGCCGTACGATTTCGGCGCGGGACATCTCAATTTGGACCGTGCGATGGACCCCGGGTTGGTGTTCGATATCACCAACGATGATTATGTGAACTTTCTCTGCGCGGTTGGTTACGGGCCGAAGGTGATCCAGGTGGTTACGCGAATTCCGGCGAATTGCCCGGCGAAGAGGCCGGCTCCGGAGAACCTGAACTACCCGTCGATCGCGGCGTTGTTCTCGGGCGCGTCGGCAGTGGGGCCGTCGAGAAAGACTTTTGTCAGAACCGTGACGAATGTGGGCCCGAATAGGTCGGTGTACGTGGCGAGAGTTGAGGCTCCCAAGGGGGTGACGGTAACGGTGAAGCCTACCACGCTGGCGTTCACGGCAGGCGTGACGAAACGGAGCTTCGTGGTGACGGTGACGGCGGACACCCGTAACCTGGTGCTGGACGACTCGGGGGCTGTATTCGGGTCGCTCTCTTGGTCCGATGGAACCCACGTGGTTCGGAGCCCTATTGTGGTGACCCAGTTGAACCCTCTTTGA
- the LOC133881794 gene encoding protein EARLY-RESPONSIVE TO DEHYDRATION 7, chloroplastic-like: protein MSASKPSQTPNPLYPQVILSNPEAKSPFSTNPTSSSSLYPSIDVNGLAEKLFPAEDDAVSGTSSSLQSYEDVLVRVPGVLVHLIEKDRSVELASGELAIVGLRQGDNVVTVLARVGDGVQWPLAKDEAAVKLDEAHYFFALRVPATGSVGNGEDDEDFGSKECEMLNYGLTIASKGQEALLEELDRVLEKYSFFSVQKVGEHGKWEVLDGSVAREMTPGELESEESKELMGKSSAAYWTTLAPNVEDYSSRVAKLIAAGSGQLIRGILWGGDLTVDRLKWGNEFLKKRMSQSFNSEISPEAMRRMKRVKNLTKMSEKMASGVLSGVVKVSGFFTSSLVNSTVGKKFFSLLPGEIILASLDGFTKVCDAVEVAGRNVMSTTSVVTTGLVSQRYGEQAAQVTNEGLDAAGYAIGTAWAVFKIRKAINPKSVFKPTTLAKAAAKANSTELKAKQT from the exons ATGTCTGCTTCGAAGCCCTCTCAAACCCCAAATCCTCTCTACCCACAAGTTATTCTCTCAAACCCAGAAGCCAAATCTCCATTTTCAACCAACCCCACTTCTTCTTCGTCCCTATACCCTTCTATTGACGTGAACGGCCTCGCCGAGAAACTCTTCCCGGCCGAAGACGACGCCGTTTCTGGGACCTCTTCAAGTTTGCAATCCTACGAAGATGTTCTTGTCAGGGTTCCAGGCGTGTTGGTTCACCTCATTGAGAAAGACCGTAGTGTGGAGCTCGCGTCCGGTGAGCTCGCTATAGTTGGCCTCAGGCAAGGCGATAACGTCGTCACAGTTCTTGCTCGTGTAGGTGATGGGGTTCAGTGGCCGTTGGCGAAGGACGAGGCGGCCGTGAAGCTCGATGAGGCACATTACTTCTTTGCTCTTCGGGTTCCGGCAACTGGGTCGGTGGGAAATGGTGAGGATGATGAAGATTTTGGGAGTAAAGAGTGTGAGATGTTGAACTATGGGTTGACGATTGCGTCGAAGGGACAAGAGGCTTTGTTGGAGGAATTGGACCGGGTTTTGGAGAAGTATAGCTTTTTTTCGGTGCAGAAGGTGGGGGAGCATGGGAAATGGGAGGTGTTGGATGGCTCGGTGGCGAGGGAGATGACTCCTGGAGAGTTGGAGTCGGAGGAGAGCAAGGAGTTGATGGGGAAGAGCTCGGCGGCGTACTGGACGACGCTGGCGCCGAATGTGGAGGACTATAGTAGCCGCGTGGCGAAGCTGATTGCTGCAGGGTCGGGGCAGCTGATTAGGGGCATTTTGTGGGGCGGTGATTTGACTGTTGATAGGTTAAAGTGGGGAAATGAGTTCTTGAAGAAGAGGATGAGTCAGAGTTTCAATTCGGAAATTAGTCCAGAAGCGATGAGGAGGATGAAAAG GGTTAAAAATTTGACGAAGATGTCAGAGAAGATGGCTTCTGGAGTCCTTTCTGGGGTTGTCAAAGTCTCTGGATTCTTTACAAGCTCACTAGTGAACTCTACAGTGGGCAAGAAATTTTTTAGCCTTCTCCCTGGAGAAATTATCCTTGCTTCCTTGGATGGATTCA CCAAGGTCTGTGATGCTGTTGAAGTTGCTGGAAGGAATGTCATGTCAACCACTTCAGTTGTGACTACCGGGCTTGTTTCACAGAG GTATGGAGAACAAGCAGCACAAGTGACAAATGAGGGGCTTGACGCTGCGGGATATGCTATTGGTACTGCTTGGGCTGTGTTCAAGATAAGGAAAGCTATCAACCCCAAGAGCGTATTCAAACCAACAACTCTTGCCAAAGCTGCTGCGAAAGCAAATTCTACTGAACTGAAGGCTAAACAAACATAA
- the LOC133881899 gene encoding actin-depolymerizing factor 5-like: MAFQWPNLYIRPSATLSNSDHFNQITTTMAMAFKMATTGMWVTEECKSSFMEMKWKKVHRYIVFKIDEGSRLVTVDKVGGPGEGYDDLTASLPNDDCRYAVFDFDFVTVDNCRKSKIFFIAWSPTASRIRAKILYATSKDGLRRVLDGISYEVQATDPDEMGIDVIKDRAK, encoded by the exons ATGGCATTTCAATGGCCCAATCTTTATATAAGACCAAGTGCCactctctcaaattcagaccACTTTAATCAAATCACAACAACCATGGCTATGGCATTCAAGATG GCCACGACCGGAATGTGGGTGACAGAGGAGTGCAAGAGCTCTTTCATGGAGATGAAGTGGAAGAAGGTGCATAGGTACATAGTGTTCAAGATCGATGAGGGGTCGAGGCTAGTCACCGTGGATAAGGTCGGCGGCCCTGGAGAAGGCTACGACGACCTCACTGCATCGTTGCCAAACGACGATTGTCGATATGCtgtgtttgattttgattttgtcaCTGTTGACAATTGCCGGAAGAGCAAGATCTTCTTCATTGCATG GTCTCCAACAGCATCAAGAATAAGAGCAAAAATACTGTATGCAACCTCCAAAGATGGGCTGAGGAGAGTGCTGGACGGCATCAGCTATGAAGTTCAGGCAACCGACCCGGATGAGATGGGAATTGATGTCATCAAGGACAGGGCCAAATAG